ATTAACTGACAAAGCATAAAAAGGTGAATATCCAAAGTTAATTATCTTAGTATTACCATAAGATAAAAACGTCTCTACATTATCTGGATTAGCTCGATAAATGTTTTCGTCAATGTTTGAATCAGGGCTAGAAAACCAATCTTGACCAAGCTTATCTTCACCTAAGTTCCATGTTTTAGTTAAGTCTTGTCCACTTTTTGGCCCATAGCTAAAGCCAATACTGCTCAGGGAAATATTATTACTACTTAAGTAGTTATAAAAATTAGATAGCCCTATTATCTTCTCCAAACTTGCTGAACGAGTTGCACCAGTTGCATCAGGGCTAAACTCTCGACCGGCGGTATAATATGAGGTGAAAACAGAATTTGGGCCCAGTCCTATGTGCCCTGAATCTGGGGCATCAGGATCTAGATTAGAAAAAACTACATATCCCTCATTCTGAGACTGATCTCCAAAAAAATGGAGTATTTGATTAGACTCAATAGGTCTTGTGGAAATATTTTTAACTCGGTTATAGTCAAAAGTCGCAGCTTCAAC
This genomic interval from Nostoc flagelliforme CCNUN1 contains the following:
- a CDS encoding PEP-CTERM sorting domain-containing protein; translation: MTVEAATFDYNRVKNISTRPIESNQILHFFGDQSQNEGYVVFSNLDPDAPDSGHIGLGPNSVFTSYYTAGREFSPDATGATRSASLEKIIGLSNFYNYLSSNNISLSSIGFSYGPKSGQDLTKTWNLGEDKLGQDWFSSPDSNIDENIYRANPDNVETFLSYGNTKIINFGYSPFYALSVNDNGANFGDNLNIILNDPIPVSKVAGLDSLTSGLADAFLKDVAAGGGNVQFVSEDSPQESDISASFNNGYQTFALSFPFELRVVSGRSVPEPSAGLGFLMFGVLFAVSQIKKQK